A stretch of Henckelia pumila isolate YLH828 chromosome 4, ASM3356847v2, whole genome shotgun sequence DNA encodes these proteins:
- the LOC140864890 gene encoding chlorophyll a-b binding protein 8, chloroplastic, translated as MATQALVSSSSICASADAARQIFGGRSIQSSRKVSFVVKAEASPPVKQGADRQLWFASKQSLSYLNGSLPGDYGFDPLGLSDPEGTGGFIEPRWLAYGEIINGRFAMLGAVGAIAPEILGKAGLIPAETALPWFQTGVIPPAGTYNYWADNYTLFVLEMALMGFAEHRRFQDWYNPGSMGKQYFLGLEKGLGGSGEPAYPGGPFFNPLGFGKDEKSLKELKLKEVKNGRLAMLAILGYFIQALVTGEGPYENLLAHLSDPVHNNVLTSLKFH; from the exons ATGGCAACTCAGGCGTTGGTCTCTTCATCATCGATCTGCGCTTCCGCAGACGCCGCCAGGCAGATCTTTGGAGGAAGGTCGATCCAATCTTCAAGAAAGGTCTCGTTTGTTGTCAAGGCAGAGGCTAGTCCTCCTGTCAAG CAAGGAGCAGACAGGCAACTCTGGTTTGCATCCAAGCAGAGCTTATCCTACTTGAATGGAAG TCTCCCCGGTGACTACGGATTCGACCCGTTGGGGCTGTCAGACCCAGAAGGCACAGGAGGATTCATCGAGCCCAGATGGCTAGCCTACGGAGAAATCATCAACGGCCGTTTCGCAATGCTAGGGGCAGTGGGTGCCATAGCACCAGAAATCCTAGGGAAAGCCGGCCTGATTCCAGCAGAAACAGCTCTCCCCTGGTTCCAAACAGGAGTCATCCCCCCGGCCGGAACATACAACTACTGGGCTGATAACTACACACTCTTTGTTCTAGAAATGGCGCTGATGGGATTCGCAGAGCACCGGAGATTCCAGGACTGGTACAATCCAGGCTCCATGGGGAAGCAGTACTTCTTGGGGCTGGAGAAGGGATTGGGCGGGTCGGGCGAACCGGCCTACCCCGGAGGCCCGTTTTTCAACCCGCTTGGATTCGGGAAAGACGAGAAATCATTGAAGGAACTGAAGTTGAAGGAAGTGAAGAACGGGAGATTGGCTATGTTGGCTATCTTGGGTTACTTCATCCAGGCCCTGGTGACGGGTGAGGGCCCGTATGAGAACTTGCTGGCTCACTTGTCGGATCCTGTGCACAACAATGTGCTAACCAGCCTCAAATTTCACTAA